One segment of Nodosilinea sp. PGN35 DNA contains the following:
- the sir gene encoding sulfite reductase, ferredoxin dependent gives MVQTPIKPNSAAPGPTPSKVEGIKENSHFLREPVASELLQDTTHFSEPAIQILKFHGSYQQDNRDHRAKGQEKDYQMMLRTRNPGGFLSPELYLTLDRLSDEYGNGTLRATTRQGIQLHGVLKQNLKATIAAIVRSLGSTLGACGDLNRNVMAPPAPYTNRPEYRLAREYANNIADLLRPQTEAYYEIWLDGEKAVSVEEHPDVVAARQRNGNGTIVHNSEEPIYGTHYMPRKFKCAVTVPGDNSIDAYTHDVTLVVITDRTGQLKGFNILAGGGLGRTHNKEETFARAADEIGYIDKADVYDLMKAIVATQRDYGDRHNRRHARMKYLIHDWGVDRFRQQVETYLGKPLKPFKKLPKWTFYDYLGWHEQGDGNLFVGIPVENGRIIDRREGIQLKTALREIVQRFHLPMLITPNQSVLFYEVKPEDKDAIQAILTRCGIEKETEIDPLVRYAMACPALPLCGLAVTESERVMPTVLGRLRALLTKLGLENEHFVVRMTGCPNGCARPYMAELGLVGSAPESYQVWLGGSPNQTRLARPYLERLHDNDIDTTLEPLFVFFRDGRKKGESFGDFCDRVGFEALRQFAATYNADQYTPRHTKEGRHRLSVSHDLFMTLQATADKEGRPMAQVMADALSVYLQKPVAKE, from the coding sequence ATGGTTCAGACTCCTATCAAACCCAACTCCGCCGCCCCAGGGCCAACCCCCTCCAAAGTAGAGGGCATTAAAGAAAACAGCCACTTTTTGCGCGAGCCCGTGGCCAGCGAGCTGCTCCAAGACACCACCCACTTCTCTGAACCGGCCATTCAAATTCTCAAGTTCCACGGCTCGTACCAGCAGGACAACCGCGACCACCGCGCCAAGGGCCAGGAGAAGGACTACCAGATGATGCTGCGCACCCGCAACCCCGGCGGGTTCCTGTCTCCCGAGCTGTATCTCACCCTCGATCGCCTCTCCGACGAGTACGGCAACGGCACCCTGCGGGCCACCACCCGCCAGGGCATTCAGCTCCACGGGGTGCTGAAGCAAAACCTCAAGGCCACCATTGCCGCCATCGTGCGCAGCCTGGGCTCAACCCTGGGGGCCTGTGGCGACCTCAACCGCAACGTCATGGCACCCCCGGCCCCCTACACCAACCGGCCCGAGTACCGGCTGGCCCGCGAGTACGCCAACAACATTGCCGATCTGCTGCGGCCCCAGACCGAGGCCTACTACGAAATCTGGCTGGATGGCGAGAAGGCGGTCTCGGTCGAAGAGCACCCCGACGTGGTGGCGGCCCGTCAGCGCAACGGCAACGGCACCATTGTGCACAACAGCGAAGAGCCGATCTACGGCACCCACTACATGCCCCGCAAGTTTAAGTGCGCGGTGACGGTGCCCGGCGACAACTCCATCGACGCCTACACCCACGATGTCACCCTGGTGGTGATCACCGATCGCACCGGGCAGCTCAAGGGCTTTAATATTTTGGCGGGCGGCGGGCTGGGCCGCACCCACAACAAAGAGGAGACCTTCGCCCGCGCAGCCGACGAAATCGGCTACATCGACAAAGCCGACGTCTACGACCTGATGAAGGCGATCGTCGCCACCCAGCGCGACTACGGCGATCGCCACAACCGCCGCCACGCCCGCATGAAATACCTGATCCACGACTGGGGCGTCGATCGCTTCCGCCAGCAGGTTGAGACCTACCTGGGCAAGCCCCTCAAGCCCTTCAAAAAGCTGCCTAAGTGGACCTTCTACGACTACCTGGGCTGGCACGAGCAGGGCGACGGCAACCTGTTTGTGGGCATCCCCGTCGAGAACGGGCGGATTATCGATCGCCGCGAGGGTATTCAGCTCAAGACGGCGCTGCGGGAGATCGTGCAGCGGTTCCACCTGCCGATGCTGATCACCCCCAACCAGAGCGTGCTGTTCTACGAGGTCAAGCCCGAAGACAAAGACGCGATTCAGGCGATTCTCACCCGCTGCGGCATCGAGAAAGAGACCGAGATCGACCCCCTGGTGCGCTACGCTATGGCCTGCCCGGCCCTGCCCCTCTGCGGTCTGGCCGTGACCGAGTCGGAGCGGGTTATGCCCACGGTGCTGGGTCGCCTGCGCGCCCTGCTCACCAAGCTGGGGTTAGAGAATGAGCACTTTGTGGTGCGTATGACCGGCTGCCCCAACGGCTGCGCCCGCCCCTATATGGCCGAACTGGGCCTGGTGGGCAGCGCTCCCGAGTCGTACCAGGTGTGGCTGGGGGGCTCGCCCAACCAGACCCGCCTGGCCCGCCCCTACCTGGAGCGGCTCCACGACAACGACATCGACACCACCCTGGAGCCGCTGTTTGTGTTCTTCCGCGACGGGCGCAAAAAGGGCGAGAGCTTTGGAGATTTTTGCGATCGCGTTGGCTTTGAGGCCCTGCGACAGTTTGCCGCCACCTACAACGCCGACCAATACACCCCCCGCCACACCAAGGAAGGGCGGCACCGGCTGAGCGTTTCCCACGACCTGTTTATGACCCTGCAAGCCACCGCCGACAAAGAGGGACGCCCCATGGCCCAGGTGATGGCCGACGCTCTGTCGGTCTACCTGCAAAAGCCGGTGGCGAAGGAATAA